A single genomic interval of Sulfurimonas sp. C5 harbors:
- the frr gene encoding ribosome recycling factor, producing the protein MTNEIFDTCEKKMKSSIEHMLKEFKTLRTGKVNTAVLDHIKIDYYGTPTPLDQVGSVIATDATTIVVNPWEKNLLGDIESAIAAANIGVNPNNDGEQIKLFFPPMTVEQRQDTVKQMKGMGEKAKVSVRNDRRDANDKVKKLEKDKEITQDDSKSAQDNIQKLTDKFIAEIDTILKDREAEILKV; encoded by the coding sequence ATGACAAACGAGATTTTTGACACTTGCGAAAAGAAGATGAAGTCAAGCATCGAGCACATGCTCAAAGAGTTTAAAACATTAAGAACGGGTAAAGTAAATACTGCCGTTCTTGATCACATTAAAATTGATTACTATGGGACACCGACACCACTTGATCAAGTTGGTTCAGTGATTGCTACAGATGCTACGACTATCGTAGTAAATCCATGGGAAAAAAACCTTTTAGGTGATATCGAATCTGCTATTGCAGCTGCAAACATCGGTGTTAATCCTAATAACGACGGTGAACAAATTAAACTTTTCTTCCCACCAATGACAGTTGAACAAAGACAAGATACTGTTAAACAAATGAAAGGTATGGGTGAAAAAGCGAAAGTTTCAGTAAGAAACGACAGACGTGATGCAAATGACAAAGTAAAAAAACTTGAAAAAGATAAAGAGATCACTCAAGATGATTCTAAATCTGCTCAAGACAATATCCAAAAACTAACTGATAAATTCATCGCAGAGATCGACACTATCTTAAAAGACAGAGAAGCAGAGATTTTAAAAGTTTAA
- the pyrE gene encoding orotate phosphoribosyltransferase, with protein MDIKQIYMDANALLEGHFKLSSGNHSQYYLQSAKVLEDPKTATMLATELAKQIKASGLEIDTVCAPALGGLIAGYALAQALDVRYIFAERVNGEMSIRRGFEVSKGEKVLMCEDIITTGGSAMEAAAVVKELGGEIVGVAALANRGFCHREGSDVETQPNCKLPQDIPFFALADFTFEMYSPDNCPLCKDGSEAIKPGSRGN; from the coding sequence ATGGATATCAAACAAATTTATATGGATGCAAACGCTCTATTAGAGGGTCACTTTAAACTTAGTTCTGGAAACCATTCACAATACTACCTTCAATCTGCAAAAGTTTTAGAAGATCCTAAAACAGCTACAATGTTAGCGACTGAACTTGCTAAACAGATTAAAGCAAGCGGTTTAGAGATCGACACTGTATGTGCACCTGCTCTTGGCGGACTTATCGCAGGATATGCTTTAGCACAAGCTTTAGATGTGCGTTATATTTTTGCTGAACGTGTAAACGGAGAAATGTCAATCCGTCGTGGTTTTGAAGTAAGCAAAGGTGAAAAAGTTTTAATGTGTGAAGATATCATTACAACTGGTGGATCAGCTATGGAAGCTGCAGCTGTTGTAAAAGAGCTTGGTGGTGAAATCGTTGGTGTTGCTGCACTGGCAAATCGTGGTTTTTGTCATAGAGAAGGTAGTGATGTTGAAACACAGCCAAACTGTAAATTACCTCAAGATATCCCATTCTTTGCATTAGCTGACTTTACATTTGAGATGTATTCACCGGACAATTGTCCATTATGTAAAGATGGAAGTGAAGCTATTAAACCTGGAAGCCGCGGAAACTAA
- a CDS encoding CTP synthase: MTKYIFVTGGVLSSLGKGITAASIGTLLKHAGKKVGMLKIDPYINVDPGTMSPLEHGEVFVTKDGAETDLDIGNYERFLDTSYLKTSNFTTGQVYSTVIERERAGGYLGQTIQVIPHIVGEIVSRIKAAGEGHDILVVELGGTVGDIEGLPFMEAIRQMKHDDEVAGTFFIHVTLIPFIKAAGELKSKPTQHSVQELRRIGITPQMIIARSENALPKTFKKKLAMSCDVHADSVVEALDAASIYDVPMSFLRQNILKPIAKELELGELEPDMEEWDNLVKKIVQPKGKVVIGFVGKYLALKESYKSLIEALIHAGAHLDSRVEICWVDSEEIEEKGAEALLADCDGVLVAGGFGNRGVEGKIQAINYARVNKVPYLGICLGMQLTLVEYARNVLGYEDANSVEFNEETTHPMIYLIDNFLDQSGGMQLRTHQSPMGGTLRLGEYPCDTKEGSLLREAYNGEKTIYERHRHRYEANPTYRDALEAAGMIVTGESNGLIEAVEVKDHPWFLGVQFHPEFTSRLQTPNPSILAFVDAALKSE; encoded by the coding sequence ATGACTAAATACATTTTTGTTACCGGCGGGGTTTTAAGTTCTCTTGGTAAAGGGATCACAGCGGCAAGTATTGGTACACTTTTAAAACATGCTGGTAAAAAAGTGGGTATGTTAAAAATAGATCCATATATTAACGTTGACCCTGGGACTATGTCTCCTTTAGAGCACGGTGAAGTATTCGTAACAAAAGATGGAGCTGAAACCGACTTAGATATTGGAAACTACGAAAGATTTTTAGATACGTCATATTTAAAAACTTCAAACTTTACAACGGGTCAGGTTTATTCAACTGTAATTGAGCGTGAGCGTGCAGGTGGATATTTAGGACAGACTATTCAAGTAATTCCTCACATCGTTGGTGAAATTGTTAGCCGTATCAAAGCTGCCGGTGAAGGGCATGACATTTTAGTTGTTGAGCTTGGTGGAACAGTTGGAGACATTGAAGGTTTACCGTTTATGGAAGCGATCCGTCAAATGAAACATGATGACGAGGTTGCAGGAACTTTCTTTATCCATGTAACACTGATCCCATTTATAAAAGCTGCAGGTGAATTAAAATCGAAACCTACACAACACTCTGTTCAAGAGCTTCGCCGTATCGGTATCACTCCACAGATGATTATCGCTAGAAGTGAAAATGCACTTCCTAAAACATTCAAGAAAAAACTTGCAATGAGCTGTGATGTCCATGCTGACAGTGTTGTAGAAGCACTTGATGCTGCATCTATTTATGATGTTCCGATGAGCTTTTTAAGACAAAACATCTTAAAACCAATCGCAAAAGAACTCGAACTAGGTGAGCTTGAACCTGATATGGAAGAGTGGGATAACCTTGTTAAGAAAATCGTACAACCAAAAGGAAAAGTGGTTATCGGTTTTGTCGGAAAATACCTTGCACTTAAAGAGTCTTACAAGTCTCTTATCGAAGCACTTATCCATGCAGGTGCACACTTAGACAGTCGTGTTGAGATCTGCTGGGTTGATTCTGAAGAGATCGAAGAAAAAGGTGCAGAAGCATTGTTAGCTGATTGTGACGGTGTTTTAGTTGCAGGTGGTTTCGGTAATCGCGGTGTTGAAGGAAAAATTCAGGCAATCAACTATGCACGTGTAAACAAAGTACCATATCTTGGTATTTGTCTTGGTATGCAGCTCACACTTGTAGAGTATGCTAGAAATGTTCTAGGTTATGAAGATGCAAATTCTGTAGAATTTAATGAAGAAACAACGCATCCTATGATCTATCTAATTGACAATTTCTTAGATCAAAGTGGTGGTATGCAGCTTCGTACACACCAATCACCGATGGGTGGAACTCTTCGTCTTGGAGAATACCCTTGTGATACAAAAGAGGGTTCACTTCTAAGAGAAGCATATAACGGTGAAAAAACAATTTATGAGAGACACCGTCACAGATATGAGGCAAACCCTACATATAGAGATGCGCTTGAAGCTGCTGGAATGATCGTAACCGGAGAATCAAACGGTCTTATCGAAGCTGTTGAAGTAAAAGATCATCCATGGTTCTTAGGTGTGCAGTTCCACCCTGAATTCACATCTCGTCTACAAACTCCAAACCCTTCGATTCTAGCGTTTGTTGATGCAGCTCTTAAATCAGAATAA
- the secG gene encoding preprotein translocase subunit SecG: MTTSLLLIVQIVLVVIITIAVLLQKSSSIGLGAYSGSNDSVFGAKGPNSFLAKTTFIIGFLFVVNTIALGYMYSKAAESSVVDEIVENTAVAAPAVKVETNTTK; the protein is encoded by the coding sequence ATGACAACTAGCCTTTTACTTATTGTACAGATTGTTTTAGTAGTTATTATAACAATCGCAGTATTATTACAAAAAAGCTCAAGTATAGGTCTTGGTGCGTACAGTGGTTCAAACGACTCTGTTTTTGGAGCAAAAGGTCCAAACAGTTTCTTAGCAAAAACAACGTTTATTATCGGTTTTTTATTTGTTGTAAACACTATTGCACTAGGTTACATGTATTCAAAAGCTGCAGAATCTTCAGTCGTTGATGAGATTGTTGAGAACACAGCAGTAGCTGCTCCGGCAGTAAAAGTTGAAACAAATACTACAAAATAG
- the glgP gene encoding alpha-glucan family phosphorylase: protein MKLHSYDINKNYETSVAYFSMEFAVDQALKIYSGGLGFLAGSHMRSAYDLKQNIIGIGILWSFGYYDQGRNEDRTLKPNYLRKFYYFLEELEYKTTVRIENNDVVIKAFLVHPEVFGTAPIILLSTDIDENDYLSRTITHKLYDSNERTRIAQEIVLGIGGLKILEAMNRKVDVYHMNEGHSLPLTYELYTRLKDIQKVKEHVVFTTHTPEAAGNESHRFDFLYEMGFFSSLTKDEVHSLCHCHKEKLNLTVEALRYSKRANAVSKIHKKVAQNMWKEITDSCEIISITNAQNKKYWTDKTLIRALDEHEDYELQARKKHLKKILFDEVADQSGKMFDPDVFTIVWARRFAEYKRPGLLKYDFARFQKLLENTQMPVQIIWAGKPYPTDSGAISLFNELIYMSHKYKNIAVLIGYELSLSRLLKQGSDLWLNTPRITREASGTSGMSASMNGSVHFSIDDGWHPEFARDRRNSFTIPAVEHSLSHDEQDKIDNKNMMDILEQKILPTYYENPKKWTKIMKNAMTEIDLEFDSTRMVKEYYELLYEYKIQERKEN from the coding sequence ATGAAATTGCATTCCTACGATATAAATAAGAACTATGAAACAAGTGTTGCTTACTTCTCCATGGAGTTTGCTGTTGATCAAGCTTTAAAAATATATTCCGGTGGTTTAGGCTTTTTAGCCGGATCTCATATGCGTAGCGCTTATGACCTGAAACAAAACATTATAGGGATAGGAATATTATGGAGTTTTGGCTACTATGATCAGGGAAGAAATGAAGACAGGACATTAAAACCCAATTATTTAAGAAAATTTTATTATTTCTTGGAAGAGCTGGAGTACAAAACTACTGTACGGATAGAAAACAATGATGTAGTAATAAAAGCTTTTTTAGTCCATCCGGAAGTTTTTGGAACCGCACCTATTATCTTACTCTCTACCGATATTGATGAAAATGATTACCTTTCTAGAACTATTACACATAAACTTTACGATTCCAATGAAAGAACACGGATAGCACAAGAGATTGTTCTAGGTATAGGAGGATTAAAAATCCTTGAAGCTATGAATCGAAAAGTAGATGTTTATCATATGAACGAAGGGCATTCCCTGCCACTTACTTATGAATTGTATACACGTTTAAAAGATATACAAAAAGTGAAAGAGCATGTTGTATTTACAACTCATACTCCAGAAGCAGCCGGAAATGAATCTCATAGATTTGATTTTTTATATGAGATGGGTTTTTTTAGTTCCCTTACAAAAGATGAAGTACATTCTCTTTGTCATTGTCATAAAGAAAAACTGAACCTTACCGTAGAGGCACTGAGATACTCTAAACGTGCCAATGCCGTTTCAAAAATCCATAAAAAAGTTGCACAAAATATGTGGAAAGAGATTACTGACAGCTGTGAAATAATCTCAATTACTAATGCACAAAATAAAAAATACTGGACTGATAAAACACTTATTCGTGCCCTTGATGAGCATGAAGATTATGAGCTGCAAGCCCGAAAAAAGCACCTTAAAAAAATTCTTTTTGATGAAGTTGCGGATCAGTCAGGCAAGATGTTTGATCCCGATGTTTTTACAATTGTATGGGCTAGACGTTTTGCAGAGTATAAAAGGCCGGGACTTTTAAAGTACGATTTTGCAAGATTTCAAAAATTGCTTGAAAACACTCAAATGCCTGTACAAATTATATGGGCCGGAAAACCTTACCCGACCGATAGCGGAGCAATCAGTCTTTTTAATGAACTGATCTATATGAGTCATAAATATAAAAATATTGCCGTGTTAATCGGATATGAACTCAGTCTTTCAAGATTACTCAAACAAGGAAGCGATCTTTGGCTTAACACTCCGCGTATTACTAGGGAAGCGAGTGGAACAAGTGGTATGAGTGCAAGTATGAACGGTTCGGTCCATTTTTCTATCGATGATGGATGGCATCCAGAATTTGCACGAGATCGAAGAAATTCTTTTACTATTCCGGCAGTTGAACACTCTTTAAGTCATGATGAACAAGACAAGATTGACAATAAAAATATGATGGATATTTTAGAACAGAAGATTCTTCCTACATACTATGAAAATCCGAAAAAATGGACAAAAATTATGAAAAATGCGATGACTGAAATTGATTTGGAATTTGACTCCACCAGAATGGTCAAAGAATATTATGAGCTGCTTTATGAATATAAAATACAAGAAAGAAAGGAAAATTAG
- the recJ gene encoding single-stranded-DNA-specific exonuclease RecJ, with amino-acid sequence MQLLNQNNQFLSKQDLYNLLLSRFDGEDKKLSHIPNPALLFNGEKAAKRIAEAILTNQKIVLVGDYDVDGVSSTAIMVDFFRQIPYPLEAIIPNRFTDGYGVSPKILERVDADLVLTVDNGITAIEAAEICKERGIDLIITDHHTPSENLPDAYAIVDPKLPQCQYPFKEICGAQLAWLILALVKRELDLKIDMRQFLDILAIAIIADVMPLIDINRTLVKEGLRYMMHSSRPSSIIIRDFLNKSQISSEDIGFMIAPRINSAGRLEDASIALEFYTAENTSKAYHQFELLGKLNELRKETEAKTTQMALEQVNSDDKVIVVASEGWHEGVVGIVASRLVDRYSKPAIVLSIEGENAKGSARSIGNVDIYALIKENEHLLTKFGGHKMAAGLGLKSELIDTFRDAINTSAVSIPREDFIPQESLSGILSTDEIDNEILDLLDSFEPFGEANSRPSFLLENAEVVSIKLLGADKAHSKIEVRQYPHQRKTIELIAFRTVFEMPEDKKITCSYTIAKNEFNNRVSVQLLLKKIY; translated from the coding sequence ATGCAGCTCTTAAATCAGAATAATCAATTTCTTTCAAAACAAGACCTCTACAATCTGCTTTTAAGCAGATTTGACGGAGAAGATAAAAAACTTTCACATATTCCAAATCCTGCACTACTTTTTAACGGTGAAAAAGCCGCAAAAAGAATAGCTGAGGCAATACTAACAAACCAGAAGATAGTGTTAGTCGGCGACTATGATGTTGATGGTGTAAGTTCTACTGCCATTATGGTGGACTTTTTCAGACAAATTCCTTACCCTCTTGAAGCTATTATTCCAAACAGGTTTACAGACGGTTACGGGGTAAGCCCTAAGATTTTGGAACGTGTTGACGCAGATCTTGTACTTACTGTCGATAACGGTATTACGGCTATAGAAGCTGCAGAGATCTGCAAAGAAAGAGGCATAGATCTTATCATTACCGATCATCATACCCCTTCGGAAAATCTACCAGATGCCTATGCGATCGTTGATCCGAAACTTCCTCAGTGCCAGTACCCATTTAAAGAGATCTGCGGTGCACAACTGGCTTGGCTCATTTTAGCACTTGTAAAAAGAGAACTTGATCTTAAAATAGACATGAGACAGTTTTTAGACATTTTGGCAATTGCAATCATTGCCGATGTAATGCCTCTGATTGATATTAACCGTACACTGGTAAAAGAGGGGCTTCGTTATATGATGCATTCATCTCGTCCCTCTTCTATCATTATCAGAGATTTTTTAAATAAATCCCAGATAAGTTCTGAAGATATAGGATTTATGATTGCACCTCGCATCAATTCTGCGGGACGTCTTGAAGATGCCTCCATTGCACTAGAATTCTATACTGCTGAAAATACATCTAAGGCCTATCATCAGTTTGAACTTCTTGGAAAACTGAATGAACTTCGTAAAGAGACTGAAGCCAAAACGACGCAAATGGCTCTTGAACAGGTAAATTCTGACGATAAAGTAATTGTAGTTGCCTCAGAAGGTTGGCATGAAGGTGTTGTTGGTATTGTTGCATCAAGACTAGTCGATCGTTACTCAAAACCTGCAATAGTACTCAGTATAGAAGGTGAGAATGCAAAAGGAAGTGCAAGAAGTATCGGAAACGTCGATATTTACGCACTAATAAAAGAAAATGAACACTTGTTAACTAAATTCGGTGGGCATAAAATGGCTGCCGGTTTAGGTCTAAAAAGTGAATTGATTGACACATTTAGAGATGCCATCAATACCAGTGCCGTATCTATACCAAGAGAAGACTTCATTCCCCAAGAATCACTCAGCGGCATATTATCAACAGACGAAATAGACAATGAGATCTTAGATCTTTTAGACTCATTTGAGCCTTTCGGTGAAGCCAATTCACGCCCTTCATTTTTACTTGAAAATGCTGAAGTTGTCAGTATAAAACTTTTAGGTGCTGATAAAGCTCATTCAAAAATAGAAGTGCGCCAGTATCCTCACCAAAGAAAAACAATTGAACTCATAGCATTTCGGACTGTTTTTGAAATGCCTGAAGATAAAAAAATTACATGTAGCTATACCATCGCAAAAAATGAATTTAATAACAGGGTCTCTGTCCAACTCTTACTCAAAAAGATTTATTAA
- a CDS encoding cation:proton antiporter: MENTLLYIIIALGISIVLNIFLKKIGISQIIGYILTGTLIVYLFDLRDASHSHELELIGEFGIVFLMFTIGLEISLGKMNSMRQQIFGNGFLQVGLTSVLFYFIAHYVFNVASTPSLLIALAFSLSSTAVVLSYLKSSKEIYRPYGQNATGILIFQDIAVIPILILIGFLTTEGDEGVATILWHTLTSAVVVVGLLFIVGKRLVSWLLHFSASSELDELFMGSVLFIVVGASLFASAMGFTYSLGAFVVGMIIAETRYHHKVEADIAPFKDLLLGTFFVTVGMKIDVMLFVDNIGSILLLFLLVFIFKSIIVFGVLKLSNNVPTSLKAALSLSQVGEFSFVIFALATSGGLLDPKLSMFLVLIVIFSMMITPFFISKINDFVNSIVKEQFVQTDFSTLKGKQNHVIVCGYGVVGKFVAQQLEELGIDFVVIDNSNKHVIKALKHGRDAYLGDASKTSILDALHIDKAAAIIVTLDNVEKKYNICEAVLEHSKDANVVVKATTLAEQAKLSHLPITSIVDGKVEVARVLVDRMITCQLETK; this comes from the coding sequence ATGGAAAATACACTTCTTTATATTATTATCGCTTTAGGGATATCGATAGTTCTCAATATATTTCTAAAAAAGATAGGAATATCCCAGATAATAGGGTACATTTTAACGGGAACGCTCATTGTATATCTTTTTGATCTAAGAGATGCCAGTCACTCCCATGAATTAGAACTTATAGGCGAATTTGGAATTGTATTTTTGATGTTTACGATAGGGCTAGAGATCTCTTTGGGTAAAATGAATAGTATGCGTCAACAGATCTTTGGTAACGGTTTTTTACAGGTAGGTCTTACTTCCGTTTTATTTTATTTTATCGCACATTATGTTTTTAATGTTGCTTCTACTCCGTCTTTACTTATAGCTCTTGCATTTTCCCTTTCATCTACGGCTGTGGTACTAAGCTATTTAAAAAGTTCAAAAGAGATTTATAGACCTTACGGGCAAAATGCTACTGGAATTTTGATTTTTCAAGATATAGCGGTCATCCCTATCTTAATCTTAATCGGTTTTTTAACAACTGAAGGTGATGAAGGTGTCGCAACTATTCTTTGGCATACATTGACAAGTGCCGTCGTAGTAGTGGGACTTTTGTTTATAGTGGGTAAACGTCTGGTTTCATGGCTACTTCATTTCTCAGCTTCTTCGGAATTGGATGAGCTGTTTATGGGAAGTGTTCTCTTTATTGTTGTAGGTGCTTCACTGTTTGCTTCGGCAATGGGATTTACATATTCACTTGGGGCATTTGTTGTGGGGATGATTATTGCTGAGACAAGATATCATCATAAAGTAGAGGCTGATATTGCTCCTTTTAAAGATCTTCTTCTAGGAACTTTCTTCGTTACTGTAGGTATGAAGATAGACGTAATGCTTTTTGTTGATAATATAGGTTCAATTCTTTTACTCTTTTTACTGGTATTTATTTTCAAAAGTATAATAGTTTTCGGTGTTTTAAAACTCAGCAATAATGTACCGACTTCTTTAAAAGCAGCACTTTCATTATCACAAGTCGGAGAGTTCTCTTTTGTTATCTTTGCACTGGCTACAAGCGGTGGTTTGCTTGATCCTAAACTTTCTATGTTTTTAGTGCTAATCGTAATTTTTTCTATGATGATTACACCTTTTTTTATCTCTAAAATTAATGATTTTGTAAACAGTATTGTCAAAGAACAGTTTGTGCAGACAGACTTTTCAACATTAAAAGGGAAACAAAATCATGTAATTGTTTGTGGATATGGTGTAGTAGGTAAGTTTGTTGCACAGCAGCTTGAAGAGTTAGGGATAGATTTTGTAGTTATAGATAACTCTAACAAACATGTTATAAAAGCATTAAAGCACGGTAGAGATGCTTACTTAGGGGATGCTTCAAAAACAAGCATTTTAGATGCATTACATATAGACAAAGCGGCTGCCATTATTGTCACACTTGATAATGTAGAGAAAAAATATAATATTTGTGAAGCAGTACTAGAACATTCAAAAGATGCGAATGTAGTTGTTAAAGCGACTACCTTAGCAGAACAGGCAAAACTTTCTCATTTACCTATCACATCTATAGTAGATGGAAAAGTTGAGGTAGCACGTGTATTAGTTGATAGAATGATAACGTGTCAGCTTGAAACAAAGTAG
- a CDS encoding sugar phosphate nucleotidyltransferase, with product MKAVVMAGGFGTRIQPLTNSKPKPMLPIMNKPMMEHTMMMLKKIGITEFIVLLYFKPEIIKEYFKDGSDFGIKITYVLPDEDYGTAGAVKLAQEYIGNENFIVISGDLVTDFDFRNLFAFHKEKKSKLSIGLTSVDNPLQFGVVIVNEEGIIEKFLEKPSWGEVFSDTINTGIYVVEPEILEYIPKNENFDFAKDLFPLLMKHEVELMGCNLSGYWRDVGNPESYREVYEDIFAKRIDFPLYGHKESFPDGVLYSEKPYHLDKSIEITGTVVLGKKVTLNNGVKLYNSVIADNVVIDAEAKIRNSVIWENVFIGKKTKLDNTVICNDNSIGKNVTVKAGLILAEGCEIGELSSFERDITVWPDKKIEAASIVSHNIVLGSRYKNSIFENGSVMGTSNVELSCDMATKLAEAFASQLPVGSTVVVGRDDDKNSRMLKRAFLGGLLSAGVHVHDLKSIPQPLLRFTLAKNSQYVAGAQFKRCINDPRNSEITLFDEHAVRINTSAAKVIEKAFFTEKFRRVEHESIGEIFESHYCEECIQYKNSIEECLDQVGSRQSNLRIAVDLMHGNAAKVFPTILNEMGIENIVLNSYYDEQKLSNFVVMKKRSTENMSKIVQSLGYDIGVLIAPNAQTITFITDRGEVLNKIKSLHCILYLLSVTTKENEKKKVFLPTWAPDVLEFDNLIIERGKYTDFTVEQLKRYDFIATVDGNYTFSEFNYTRDALFAILKILELLNASGLKLSEVAKEIDYFYYKTTKVECPQSLKAKMMRKFLESAKGKKSSHLDGVKIWENDTDWILMIPHQYGEYLNLYIQAKDDVVGENLFKQYKEKMADWIAQ from the coding sequence ATGAAAGCTGTTGTGATGGCCGGAGGATTTGGTACAAGAATTCAACCTTTGACAAACTCTAAACCAAAACCAATGTTGCCTATAATGAACAAACCGATGATGGAGCATACGATGATGATGCTCAAAAAAATCGGCATAACAGAATTTATCGTATTGTTGTATTTTAAGCCTGAGATTATAAAAGAGTATTTTAAAGACGGGAGTGATTTTGGGATCAAAATTACTTATGTACTTCCTGATGAAGATTACGGGACAGCAGGAGCTGTCAAACTTGCACAAGAGTATATAGGGAATGAGAACTTTATCGTAATCAGTGGCGATCTCGTAACCGATTTTGATTTTAGAAATCTTTTTGCTTTTCATAAAGAGAAAAAATCAAAACTCTCTATTGGACTAACTTCTGTAGACAATCCTTTGCAGTTTGGAGTGGTGATTGTCAATGAAGAAGGTATTATTGAAAAATTTTTAGAAAAACCAAGCTGGGGGGAGGTGTTCTCCGATACTATCAATACAGGAATTTATGTTGTTGAACCCGAGATTTTGGAGTATATACCGAAAAACGAGAATTTTGATTTTGCAAAAGACCTTTTTCCTTTATTGATGAAGCATGAGGTTGAGCTTATGGGATGCAACTTAAGCGGTTATTGGCGAGATGTAGGAAATCCAGAGAGTTATCGCGAGGTGTATGAGGATATCTTTGCCAAGCGTATTGATTTTCCATTGTATGGGCACAAAGAAAGTTTTCCAGACGGTGTGTTGTATTCGGAAAAACCATATCATCTGGACAAATCTATTGAGATTACAGGGACAGTTGTTTTAGGCAAAAAGGTGACTCTAAACAATGGTGTAAAACTTTATAATAGCGTAATAGCAGATAATGTTGTAATTGATGCGGAAGCTAAGATTAGAAATAGTGTGATCTGGGAGAATGTTTTTATCGGGAAAAAAACAAAACTTGATAACACTGTAATTTGTAATGACAATAGTATAGGAAAAAACGTCACTGTAAAAGCTGGACTCATTTTGGCTGAAGGGTGTGAAATTGGAGAGTTAAGCTCTTTTGAACGAGATATTACTGTTTGGCCGGATAAAAAGATCGAAGCGGCCTCTATAGTGAGCCATAATATAGTTTTAGGTAGTAGGTACAAAAATTCTATTTTTGAAAACGGAAGTGTGATGGGTACAAGCAATGTGGAACTCTCTTGTGATATGGCGACAAAACTTGCTGAAGCATTTGCTTCACAGTTACCTGTTGGTTCAACAGTAGTAGTTGGAAGAGATGATGATAAAAACTCACGTATGCTTAAACGTGCTTTTTTAGGAGGACTTCTTTCTGCCGGTGTACATGTACATGATCTTAAAAGCATACCGCAGCCACTGTTGCGCTTTACTTTGGCAAAAAATTCACAATATGTAGCCGGTGCACAGTTTAAACGCTGTATTAATGATCCGAGAAACTCTGAGATTACACTGTTTGACGAACATGCTGTACGTATTAATACTTCAGCTGCAAAGGTGATAGAAAAAGCATTTTTTACTGAGAAGTTTAGACGGGTTGAACATGAAAGTATCGGGGAGATCTTTGAGAGTCATTATTGTGAAGAGTGTATACAGTATAAAAACAGTATTGAGGAGTGTTTGGACCAAGTAGGCAGCCGACAAAGTAATCTGCGAATTGCAGTTGACCTTATGCATGGAAATGCTGCAAAAGTTTTTCCTACTATTTTAAATGAGATGGGAATAGAAAATATTGTACTTAATTCCTACTATGATGAGCAAAAGCTCTCAAATTTTGTCGTCATGAAAAAACGCTCTACTGAGAATATGTCGAAAATTGTGCAGAGTTTAGGATACGATATTGGAGTATTGATCGCTCCAAATGCTCAAACAATCACTTTTATTACAGATCGTGGGGAGGTACTCAACAAGATTAAATCACTTCACTGTATTTTATATCTGTTGAGTGTTACTACTAAAGAAAATGAGAAGAAAAAGGTGTTTTTACCTACTTGGGCACCTGATGTACTGGAATTTGATAATTTGATTATCGAGAGAGGAAAATATACCGATTTTACCGTAGAGCAGTTAAAACGTTACGATTTTATCGCTACAGTTGACGGGAACTACACTTTTAGCGAATTCAACTATACGCGGGATGCTCTCTTTGCAATTTTAAAGATTCTTGAACTTCTTAATGCCAGTGGTTTGAAACTCTCTGAGGTAGCCAAAGAGATCGATTATTTTTACTATAAAACGACAAAAGTAGAGTGCCCGCAATCTTTAAAAGCAAAGATGATGAGAAAATTTTTAGAGAGTGCTAAAGGAAAAAAATCTTCCCATTTGGACGGGGTGAAAATCTGGGAAAACGATACGGACTGGATTTTGATGATTCCTCACCAATACGGAGAATATTTAAATCTTTATATTCAAGCCAAAGACGATGTTGTCGGGGAAAATCTATTTAAACAGTATAAAGAAAAAATGGCAGACTGGATCGCCCAATAG